The following proteins come from a genomic window of Phacochoerus africanus isolate WHEZ1 chromosome 9, ROS_Pafr_v1, whole genome shotgun sequence:
- the LOC125135891 gene encoding LOW QUALITY PROTEIN: olfactory receptor 4F3/4F16/4F29-like (The sequence of the model RefSeq protein was modified relative to this genomic sequence to represent the inferred CDS: deleted 1 base in 1 codon) produces MVMNPMDGANHSVVSEFVFLGITNSWEIQLLLFVFTSMFYMASMMGNSLIMFTVTSDPHLHSPMYFLLANLSFIDMGVSSVTSPKMIYDLFRKRKVISFSGCIAQIFFIHVIGGVEVVLLIAMAFDRYVAICKPLHYLTIMSPRMCISFLVAAWMTGLIHSMIQLAFVVNLPFCGPNVLDSFYCDLPRFIKLACIDTDQLEFMVTANSGFISVGSFFILIISYIVIILTVKKQSSAGSSKALSTLSAHISVVVLFFGPLIFVYTWPSPSIPLDKFLAIFDAVLTPFLNSVIYTFRNQEMKVAMRRVCRQLMSYRKIS; encoded by the exons ATGGTAATGAATCCCATGGATGGAGCAAATCATTCTGTGGTGTCAGAGTTTGTGTTCCTGGGAATCACCAATTCATGGGAGATCCAACTTCTCCTCTTTGTGTTCACCTCCATGTTTTACATGGCAAGCATGATGGGAAACTCCCTCATTATGTTCACTGTGACTTCTGACCCTCACTTACACTCCCCCATGTACTTTCTATTAGCCAACCTCTCCTTCATTGACATGGGAGTTTCTTCTGTCACTTCTCCCAAGATGATTTATGACCTTTTC AGGAAACGTAAAGTCATCTCCTTCAGTGGCTGCATTGCTCAAATCTTCTTCATCCACGTCATTGGTGGTGTGGAGGTGGTGCTACTTATAGCCATGGCCTTTGACAGATATGTTGCCATATGTAAACCTCTCCATTATCTGACCATCATGAGCCCAAGAATGTGTATCTCCTTTTTAGTGGCTGCCTGGATGACTGGCCTTATCCACTCCATGATTCAACTGGCTTTTGTGGTAAACTTACCCTTCTGTGGGCCTAATGTGTTGGACAGCTTTTACTGTGACCTTCCTCGGTTCATCAAACTTGCCTGCATAGACACAGATCAACTAGAGTTCATGGTCACAGCCAACAGTGGATTCATCTCTGTTGGCTCCTTCTTCATTCTGATCATTTCCTATATAGTCATCATTCTCACTGTTAAGAAACAGTCTTCAGCGGGTTCATCCAAGGCTCTGTCCACACTGTCAGCTCACATCAGTGTGGTAGTCTTATTCTTTGGTCCTTTGATATTTGTCTATACATGGCCATCTCCCTCCATACCCCTGGATAAGTTTTTGGCCATCTTTGATGCAGTTCTCACTCCCTTCCTGAATTCTGTTATTTACACATTCAGGAATCAAGAAATGAAGGTGGCAATGAGGAGAGTATGCCGACAGCTGATGAGTTATAGAAAGATCTCTTAA